The following are from one region of the archaeon BMS3Bbin15 genome:
- the eno gene encoding enolase: MNPDLIEDVVARKILDSRGNFTIEVDIYTRLGLGRVAAPSGASTGKYEVVAFPDGGVDRAIIEVEETIAPELRGMDASNQYEVDSILSELDGTGNFSNIGGNTAVAVSLATAKAAAASYGLPLYQFLGGSLSSELPYPIGNVIGGGVHAQKATDIQEFLVIPVGARDITEAVATNALVHRKIKEYIAKKYNSNLGKGDESAWAPDLGDREALDILVDVCDNVKSETGVGVRIGIDVAASELYSEKKKVYIYKREGKERSTEEQIDYIVDLVGEYNLFFVEDPLDEDDFEAFGKLTSRVDCIVCGDDLYVTNVDRIERGIELNSTNAVLIKPNQCGTLSGTYKAVNLAKKEKMTPVISHRSGETTDDTIAHLAVAFGIPIIKAGTVGGERIAKLNELIRISEELGGRARMAVLPKL; encoded by the coding sequence GGAAAATTCTTGATTCCAGAGGTAATTTCACAATTGAAGTTGACATTTATACTAGGCTGGGACTTGGCAGAGTGGCAGCGCCAAGTGGTGCAAGCACAGGTAAATATGAAGTTGTTGCCTTTCCTGATGGAGGGGTTGACAGGGCCATTATTGAAGTTGAAGAAACAATAGCACCTGAACTCAGAGGTATGGATGCCTCAAATCAGTATGAGGTTGACTCTATTCTCAGCGAGCTTGATGGCACTGGGAACTTCTCAAATATAGGTGGAAATACTGCTGTTGCTGTGTCTCTTGCCACTGCAAAGGCTGCTGCAGCCAGTTATGGTTTACCCCTTTATCAGTTTCTGGGTGGGAGTCTTTCAAGTGAACTGCCCTATCCTATTGGTAATGTAATTGGCGGCGGTGTCCATGCCCAGAAGGCTACTGATATTCAGGAATTTCTTGTTATACCTGTAGGTGCCAGAGATATTACCGAAGCAGTTGCCACCAATGCTCTTGTGCACAGGAAGATTAAAGAATACATAGCAAAAAAATACAACTCCAATCTTGGCAAGGGTGATGAAAGTGCCTGGGCACCTGACCTGGGTGATAGAGAGGCACTTGATATTCTTGTAGATGTCTGTGATAATGTTAAAAGTGAAACAGGTGTTGGAGTTCGTATAGGTATAGATGTTGCAGCCAGCGAGCTATACAGTGAAAAGAAGAAAGTTTATATTTATAAGCGAGAAGGTAAGGAAAGAAGTACAGAGGAGCAGATTGATTATATAGTAGACCTTGTGGGAGAATATAATCTCTTCTTTGTGGAAGACCCTCTTGATGAGGATGATTTTGAAGCCTTTGGAAAGCTTACCTCTCGGGTTGACTGTATAGTGTGCGGTGATGATTTATATGTTACAAATGTTGATAGAATCGAGAGGGGCATAGAACTCAATTCAACTAATGCAGTTCTTATAAAGCCCAATCAATGCGGTACACTTTCTGGAACTTATAAAGCTGTTAACCTTGCCAAAAAGGAGAAGATGACACCTGTAATTTCCCATCGCTCTGGTGAAACTACAGATGATACTATAGCTCACCTTGCTGTAGCCTTTGGAATACCAATAATTAAGGCAGGCACAGTGGGTGGCGAGAGAATTGCAAAGTTGAATGAACTTATCAGGATTTCAGAAGAATTAGGTGGAAGAGCCCGAATGGCAGTATTACCTAAATTATAA
- the rpsB gene encoding 30S ribosomal protein S2, with protein sequence METKLTNLDNYLAAGIHIGTQQKTADMKNYIYKVRPDGLYVLDVKATDERIFLVAKFLVRFNPEKILVVSRRQYGQKPIEKFAKLVGCMHVSGRFIPGTLTNPNFEDFIEPEVLVATDPRSDEQALKEAADIGIPVVSLCDTDNSASGVDIIIPTNNKGKKALNIIYWILAREIFKARGKDVENFIPLEEFAED encoded by the coding sequence ATGGAAACAAAGCTTACCAACCTTGATAACTATCTTGCTGCAGGAATCCATATAGGTACCCAGCAGAAGACTGCAGATATGAAGAATTATATATATAAAGTCAGACCTGATGGTCTTTATGTTCTTGATGTTAAAGCTACTGATGAGAGAATTTTTCTGGTAGCAAAGTTTCTTGTCAGATTCAATCCAGAAAAGATTCTTGTGGTATCAAGAAGGCAGTATGGTCAGAAGCCTATAGAAAAGTTTGCTAAATTAGTAGGATGCATGCATGTTTCAGGAAGATTTATACCTGGGACACTTACAAATCCAAATTTTGAAGACTTCATAGAACCTGAAGTGCTTGTTGCAACTGACCCTAGGAGTGATGAGCAGGCTCTTAAAGAAGCAGCTGATATAGGTATTCCTGTTGTTTCTCTGTGTGATACTGATAATTCTGCCTCGGGTGTTGACATTATAATCCCCACCAACAATAAAGGTAAGAAAGCCTTAAATATAATTTACTGGATTCTTGCCAGAGAAATTTTTAAAGCAAGAGGAAAGGATGTTGAGAACTTTATTCCGCTGGAAGAATTTGCAGAGGATTAA